The DNA sequence tgtaagaagggctatatcaataaatttgatttgaagaaggGCACAATGAAGCCGATTCCCCCTcatgagactgaaaagatttggcatgggtcctcaaaaagttatacagctgcaagACCGAGAACATCCTGACTGTTTGCATCACTGCCCGGTATGGCAACGGCTCGCCCTCCAATCGCAAGGCACTAGAAGGGttgtgtgtacggcccagtacattactggggccaagcttcctgccatccaggacctctataccaggcggtgtgtCAATGGCcctaaaaatgttcaaagactccagccaccctagtcatcgACTGTTcgctctgctaccacacggcaagcggtaccggggaGCCAAGTCAATGGTCCAAAAGACTTACCAGCTTCTACTCCCTGAACAGCTAAtctaatggctacccagactatttgcattgtccatCCACCctgttttacactgctgctactctctggttattatccatgtatagtcactaactctacctacatacatattacctcgactaatcggtgcccccgcacatagtctgtaccggtaccccctgtatatagcctcgctactgttattttacggctgctctttaattatttgttaattTGTTCATTATTTCtgacttatctattttttacctaagacttatttttcttaaaactgctttGTTTTAAGGTTACACCTGTTGAACTCGGCGCATGTTATTTGATTTAGTGTTCCGATGATGCTCGAGTGATGTCCACCATGACAATCCACTAATGATATTCAACAAGCACCTCTGATAAGCTTGCgtcttaaatggcaccctattcagtgcactacttttgaccggggacCATGGGgcagaagtgcactatatagggaattgggtgccattttggacacacccTTAGTCTAAGCTAATGCCGATTAGAGCCAATCTGATGATAGAAAGGTGTTGATACTGTTTTGTATTCAGGAGATTTGACTTCCACTCATTGGATGGGAAGTTATAGAAGGAAAACGAGGGGAGAGAGACGCAGCTATATAATGAGAAAGCGAGACAGATATATAACGAGACAGACAAGCAGCTGTCCCAGTTCCCAGCAGCCCCATCCTTTACCACTAATCTGTACTAAGGGCCAGAGGCTAGCCCGTCTCCCCATCCAACACATCTGGGTGGACAAGATAAGGCCCCCCAAGtctctcacacagagagagagagagagagagagagaggctagcacATTGGGTGTTTGTGTCCTGCTGTGCATTTGTTCCTGTTCCATCTCTCTggatctctaactctctctccatcagcaCATTTAAAGAGCTTGATCAGTGGTCCGATCACACACAGCTTATTAAAACAGGCAAACCAAgcagaagagcgagagagggaccaTTACAAAACCAGTCAAGTTTCCTCCAATTAAAATCTGAGACAAGACAAAAAGCTTTTCCTCTGAGTTTCAACCACAAACCATGAAAACCTCCCCATCTTCATACACACAAGTGGAACAAAGAAAATAGCCCTCATTTTCAGATGACATGATGTAGCCTCGCCAAGCCATGGCAGTGCTTTCATTTCGTAACATGAAGATGAGAATACAATCGAGCAGTGTGCCAACCGTTTCAGCAGCTAACACTACCTCTCCTCCTTTCCGGAACAACCTGCCTCCGTTATAGGTAGTTTGTTAATATCATACAACATTTAATGACCACATCCCACCATTAAAGCCCCAATGTAAACTGTACCATGGTACACATTTTCAAAAGGGACTGTAAGAAAATAACTGAATTAAAAGGTTTATAGCCCCTGTGATATTACCCTTATTTGATGATAAACTGCTGCTTCAAGCTTTCATGGGataaacccaacccctctgaatcgaGGCAAATTGATGAGGTGACCGCTGAGGAGCATGTTGGTCTGGAAGGTAAAGGTGGGGAATATGAGCGTTAAAGACTAAATCCACCCAAAACCAGTAATTGGTATAATTTACAGTGTTAAATAACACTGTGTGAGATCAATATCTGGtgaacaaatgtttcattttgttGTTATAATAAGATTGGTAGCAACAtgtggaaatctgttgcagctcaGATCGACAACCaaacccacaatgcaatgctccCTCTATGgccttggctggctggctggcttggtCGGTAGCTAGACACAACAACACCAAAGACAATATCAGCATGTGAAGTAGCGAGTTGGCTGTAAAAATCACCTAAACTGCACTATGAATTTAGGAGTAtacaatctcaccatgttcaacctgcagatCGATGTACCTCACAGAGAGTCGGACATTCGCAACGGCACCATACAATGCACTCTGGACTGAAGAAGCAGACAAATAGGAGAAATGTGGTGGACCCTCTTATAAGAAATTCAGAGGTAGGAATATTGCAAAAATATGATCATTGGCTAATTTGAGAGAAAATAACCTCCCGCGACATGACATCAGGCCAGTATTGAAATGTGACATGCATGATAGACGTTTTCGCGATCAAAAAGTCGTATTCAAAtgaacttccagtgtagtgagagCGGCTTTATTTCGGTCTGCTTGAACTGCAATAGCTCAGATCAACATGAAATTACCCCGGGAAGAGAGATAACATCACTGAGATGAACACAAATAATATAGCATTCAAAAATGGGTGAATCTTTCCTTTAAGAGTACAGACTGACTCTGGGTCAGTGAGTACAGATACCTTTCTTATGGGGTGGTAGATTGAAGAAGCAAAGGCTCCCCGAAACACCCATCCAGTGGCTCTTTGGTGCGTTACGTCACATCTTACGTGTTGAAACGGAAGGACAACCCTGGGTTATACCATTCAAGATCGATGGAGGGGAACCATAACCCTCCCAGAGGGAGTCTGGAGTCACATAGTAAGTGTTGAAACGGAAGGACAACCCTGGGTTATACCATTCAAGATCGATGGAGGGGAACCATAACCCTGGAGtcacataaaaaaaaacaatgaaCAACGTTAAAAatacctgagagagagggggaaagagagagaaaggaagtatgagaacgagagagggaaaagggataAAACGTATAGAAAGAAAATACTATTAGTTCAAAGACATTGCCCCTCACCAAATTACATTCAGATACATCATAGttgaatataaaaaaaaaaaatggagaaTCCTGGTACTATCACCCACTTTGATTGGGCAGGGGGGGGAATACAGTTTCTCAttagtgtggagagaggagaaatcCTTTGGGTAAGCCATGCCATTGAATGGAAGCAGCAGCAGACTTTCTTCATTCTAAAGCGGTTCtttattctaaaaaaaaaaaacccatCTCCTTACGGCAAGCTCATAAAAGAGCAGCAGTCTCCGTGGTAAGTCAACGAGCATTTTTCCTGTGGTGAGGTCTCTCTATGACATCACTCGCTGCTAAATGGATAGAAGAGTGTTGGTTTCTCTAGCCTAAGGCTCTCTAGGGTCAGCCTCCTGCTCCTGGGAGTGTGCAAAGGTGTTTTTGGTAGTGTCATAGTTCAGCAGCGTTGTTAGCATCATTGTCGTTAGCCTCCAGGAGGGGGTGGGATAGGAGAGCAGTGAGGCTCTGTAGTGTTTTGACTCTCGAGCCATCCTAGTTGACTCGCTGTTTTACATGTGTTTTGAAGAGAGTGTTTGTCGATAGCACACCATTACTCTCAGCTCAGTAGAACTTGTCATCGATGCGGAAGTGCGGCCTTGTGACATCATCAGGGTTGAGAAAAACCGAAATCGACTTCCCGGGGTTCTCGGTCACCAGCTGCTGCAGCCTGGCAGCCAGTTTGTCGTCAGAGGGCGAGATGATGCCGCTGGCCGGGTAACCTTGCCTGGGCGACCCTCCGTGCCCGTTGGTAGCGCTCGCTGCTTCCCTCTTCAGCTGGCTcgcctgtctggcctggtccagGGCCGCCCGTAGGTGCTCGGTCGGGTCAGACCGGACATGGGCCAGCTTCCGGGCCACCAGCAGGGATTGGCTGTCCGACAGGTGCTCCAGCATGTTGCACTGGGGCAGAAAGTAGTTTGGACAGTTCTTACCCAGGATGCAGTGGGCCAGATCATCCAGGAGGCCCAGGAGGAGGCGGGCGGGGGTTTCTGGGTCAGGCGAGGAAAGGTAGGCGGGCGGTAGGCGGTCACAGGCCCAGAAGAGGAGGGTGCGAAGGTGGTAGGGGCTGAGGCCAGTGCGGGGGCGAGCCAGGAGGCGGGAGAGGACAGCCTTGGCAGCCTGGAAGGCCTGGGCCATGGGGTACGGGATGCACTTCTTCAGCTGCACCTGGAGACAGACATGACAGGGGACAATGATATGGCAGCCAGGTCACTTTATTAATCCCACGAGGGGTAATCAGATTTGTCACCAGCAAGACGCAAACAGCATTAACAGACGGTACACATGCATGCCCCAGAGACACAGCCTGGATCGATGTTATACAGAGTCATTGTCAACGGTACTTGAAGACCGTTAAGAACCTTACTACTTTCATATTTAAAAGTTCAAAATGTTCCACCGGTAAGTGAACTTGTACTTCCTCACCGTTTTATTTAACGGTAAAGTCATTGGTGCACAAAGTAAACACCAGAATAGGACGGACTTCGGCAACAACTAAGAGTATGACACCGAAGGCTAAAACTTTTATGCTGTTTTGGTCCCGCAGCTATCATGTTGTAGCAGCATGAAGCACACCCGTGCACATAAACTCGATGCACTCACCCAGAGTATCTGCAATTCTTTTGGCTGCTTGTGGCAATTACATACCGCTGAGTTTCAGTTGAACAAATTAGGCTAGCTAGTCCAGCAGAAATCCCATGCCCAATCTAACTAACTATACAGCTATTCAAAAGAAGAAGCTACCCGATGGTTAACTAGCCAACTACAACGTGCAGCTAGCTACCCACCTCGCTGCGTGAGAAGGCCAGCCTCCACTCCCGGTCGGGCCTCCCCCCCAGCGGAGCCGGGCAGGGCAGCAGGTAGAACCCAGAGATGGCCTCCTCCTCTGTGATCTTCCCGTCCCAGAAGTGATTGGCCGTCAGCCAGCCCTGGGCCACGGCAGGCCAGCCCCGGAAGGACACCACTGGCAGCAGGTCATAGAGCACCCGGCTGGAGCCCGCCTGGAGGATGAGGGTGGTCAGGGGCCCGTTGCGTTCCAGCCTCTCTGGGACAGGGATGCCTCTCTTGGGGGAACGCCTCAGCTCATCCACCGCCTCACCCACCACACCCCAGAACCAGTCAGCCACCAGCGCCGGGGACATGTAGCAGCCATCCAGAGACTGGTGGGGCGACTAGAATCAAATATAAATTGAACTTCATTAAAACCAATGCAACACATCTTACAGTAAAATACAAAACTAAAAGTGCTAAAAGAGAAGAACATTAGAAAACGCATTACGTAGAGGGAGGGGGGGACAGCACCAGAGGCTTTGTGACCCATCTCCCTTTTCTCTTCCTCATCATCATCGTCGGGGGGTGAGTCTGTCTCCTCCTGGCAGCAGATCCTCCATCTTGCCTGGGTGTTGGGGTCGCAGAGCCGCAGGGAGAGCCAGGAGTGGCAGGGGGCCGACTGGCGCATGTCCAGGGTGACCGGCTGGTTGACATTAGAAGAAACAATACTTCATTACACCTTTTCCTGAGAAAACACTAGTATTTGTTTTGCATCAAACTTCATATGACACAACATAGATCAAAAAGTTTTTGAAGAGGGCACAGTAAAAACGTCACATACATCACAAAATACAACTTAATATCAATACGATACATACAAAACAAATTAAACGTTTCCCATTCCATCCGTATTGCACCAACCTGGTTGCGATCATGGAGCTTGAGGGCGGGCACCAGGAGGGTGAAGTCCAGGTCGAAATCGGCCCCCTTGGCGTAGTCCCCCAGCTCCTCTGGGTTGAGGTCCAGAACCCCATCCCTGGCACCCCCAGACAGGAGCAGGTACTCATTGGCCACCGGGAGACGCTGGTCCACCTTCTGTACAAGGCCTGGAGGAAGAAAACGCACAAAGAATGAGCATAATATGAAATTCTAAAAGCAGACCTTGAGCAGTTCTTCTTGGTCAGAAGCAAATGCAATGCATACATTCATGAAGTATTCATGAAAAAGCGCAGTAGTGATACTGACAAAAGTATGTGTGAACCATTTCAGAAAGCTACGTGtatgtcgcacgtcactacttcacaggagagccatttgaatgtacaTTTTATTATGCAAAtgcatttttttaaagaaatgccttctggaacatgtaaactttcatgtgctttaataacaacgctgagccattgttgctcctaaatgtttccacttcacaataacagctctTACAGTTAACCGGGGCAGCTGTAGCAGGGCAAAAATGTGACAAACtggcttgttggaaaggtggcatcctatgatggtgccatagagctcttcagtaaggccattccactggtaatgtttgtctatggagattgcatggcggtgtgctcaattttatacacctgccagCAATGGTTGTGGCtgaaatccactcatttgaaggggtgtccacatacactatatatacaaaagtatgtacaAGGGTGAACATGAGCGGGGTAAACACCTACACAATGAAACAAGTACATTtgactcatttcaggaaactaggcgtctgtcgcacgtcactacttcacaggaggcATTTTaacgtaaacattttttttaagcaAAAAGCAAAACTTTGGGCCAGAAATGCCTTCTGAAACATgtaaactttcatgtgccttaaacGTGTAAGCCACCTGTGAATATAATTGTTAACCTGTCTGGGAAcgctcgccaacagccagtgaaattgcagggcgccaaattcaaaacaacagaaatctcataattctAATTTGAGGCACCATTTTTTCAAGTTTTTGTCCAACCACATCTTGGTTGGATtatctcaggttttcacctgccatatgagttctattatactcacagacatcattcaaacagttttaaaaacttcagagtgttttatatccaatactactactaatatgcatatattagcatctgggactgagtagcaggcagtttactctgggcacgcttttcacccaaaagtgaaaatgctgccccctagcccaaacagGTTAAATTACAAACCCAGCTGATTTAGTCACGGAAAAAGACAgaaaccttcccgctagccatgattggctgagataatggatggtgtagacatgccgagagatgagtttggatttgtcTGTCACGTAGCATGCCTCTGTccataacatgagctgctcagtaggTGTAGATAATCCTTGCTACCGCAGATTTTTGGAAATGTATGGACAACTACAAaagtgttgctactgctctcaacaaCATTGCTGGCCTGAATTACCAAGTGCTATCGACAAAAGATCTGTTGGAAAAAGTtggactactttctggaggacgATCGTGTTATGCTGACCCTCTCCGACTCTGAAAATTAATCAGACGATAAGGAAATACCTGATTTAGGTAAGAACATTTTTAATTGAACCAGACATTGTGGAGTCTTCTGATGACAGTGATGGGGAATAAACAGTTATGGTTCATTAGCAAGCTAGGTAACATTTGCATGGCTAATTATAGCCTAAtgttgaacctagttggttagctttagctacctgcagattcatactacagcaTTTCATGAATGGTGGCTAGCTATGACAGTTTGTGTTGCTAGTAATGTATGAGCTGAGATTATTGTTTAGCTAACTTGCATGtctaaacaaaaacaaaatccactttgccagatgattacatgacccatcaagttagccagggaGTGATTACGATTGTCATAGCTCGTCATATCAAAAATATAACAACttgtaaccatttcactgtacctttCACAGtctatcctgtgcatgtgacaaataaaacataGATTTGACCAGAGACAGTAATGTGaagaacatgacctgcaccaacgTCGGATTACGATATAGGCCAAGCTAGTGTATTTTTACTACTACTCgccacttttagtcttgaaatctttggttgtttactgcactaccttactcactctgttcagcacatggcctcacatgtgaatccttaaagagacgGGAGGGGCTAAAGCTTACTAGGGTGTGTCTCCGGCTGAATGGGTGTGAACAAAGAGGTGTAAAAACTGAACCAAAACTTTTTCAAGGGCCATTTCTCAAAAGTTCCTCAACAGCAGTGTaagatataccattttgtagcagAGTCTGTAGTTTTATCCAA is a window from the Oncorhynchus keta strain PuntledgeMale-10-30-2019 chromosome 35, Oket_V2, whole genome shotgun sequence genome containing:
- the LOC118374482 gene encoding nucleotidyltransferase MB21D2-like — encoded protein: MESLMSAVAPRTPALLKKASEVDFRSGATLDQLSAQVSELVTLEQGDFGDQLALEVHTAKDFIFNMLGLVQKVDQRLPVANEYLLLSGGARDGVLDLNPEELGDYAKGADFDLDFTLLVPALKLHDRNQPVTLDMRQSAPCHSWLSLRLCDPNTQARWRICCQEETDSPPDDDDEEEKREMGHKASGAVPPSLYSPHQSLDGCYMSPALVADWFWGVVGEAVDELRRSPKRGIPVPERLERNGPLTTLILQAGSSRVLYDLLPVVSFRGWPAVAQGWLTANHFWDGKITEEEAISGFYLLPCPAPLGGRPDREWRLAFSRSEVQLKKCIPYPMAQAFQAAKAVLSRLLARPRTGLSPYHLRTLLFWACDRLPPAYLSSPDPETPARLLLGLLDDLAHCILGKNCPNYFLPQCNMLEHLSDSQSLLVARKLAHVRSDPTEHLRAALDQARQASQLKREAASATNGHGGSPRQGYPASGIISPSDDKLAARLQQLVTENPGKSISVFLNPDDVTRPHFRIDDKFY